Proteins encoded in a region of the Flavobacterium sp. MDT1-60 genome:
- a CDS encoding multidrug efflux SMR transporter, whose amino-acid sequence MKNFFFLGIAILFEIIATSALKKSEQFTQLIPSIITIIGYFAAFYFLSFAIRTIPVGIAYAIWSGVGIVLITIIGAVFFKQIPDLPAIIGIALIMIGVIVINVFSKTTAH is encoded by the coding sequence ATGAAAAACTTCTTCTTTTTAGGAATTGCCATACTATTCGAAATCATTGCCACTTCGGCCTTAAAAAAATCGGAACAATTTACACAACTCATTCCTAGTATAATTACAATTATAGGCTATTTTGCTGCATTTTATTTTTTAAGTTTTGCGATTCGAACCATACCAGTTGGGATTGCCTACGCCATTTGGTCAGGAGTTGGAATTGTTTTAATTACCATTATTGGAGCTGTCTTTTTTAAGCAAATTCCGGATTTGCCAGCCATTATTGGAATTGCTTTAATTATGATTGGTGTTATTGTTATCAATGTTTTTTCTAAAACGACGGCGCATTAA
- a CDS encoding methylated-DNA--[protein]-cysteine S-methyltransferase: MNTQENINYNRIADAIDYIKTNFKAQPNLDEIAEKVHLSPFHFQRLFTEWAGTSPKKFLQYISVEHAKKILKEDNQATLFDAAFDTGLSGTSRLHDLFVNIEGMTPAEYKNGGKNLEINFSFAESPFGNIIVASTQKGVCFMAFAENEEMGFEDLKHKFPNAAFSRKLDLVQQNALFIFQNDWSKLSEIKLHLKGTDFQLKVWETLLKIPMGQLSTYGSIAHQIEKPNASRAVGTAIGSNPVAFLIPCHRVIQSTGAFGGYMWGNTRKTAIIGWEGAQINPQF, from the coding sequence ATGAACACACAAGAAAACATTAATTATAATCGGATTGCAGATGCGATCGATTATATCAAAACCAATTTTAAAGCGCAACCCAATCTTGATGAAATTGCCGAAAAAGTGCATTTGAGTCCGTTTCACTTTCAGCGTTTGTTTACCGAATGGGCTGGTACAAGTCCGAAGAAATTTTTGCAATATATCAGCGTTGAACATGCTAAAAAAATCCTGAAAGAAGACAATCAGGCCACTTTATTTGACGCTGCTTTTGACACGGGACTTTCCGGAACCAGCCGTCTGCATGATTTATTCGTCAACATCGAAGGAATGACGCCAGCAGAGTATAAAAATGGTGGAAAGAATTTAGAAATCAATTTCAGTTTCGCCGAAAGTCCGTTTGGAAATATCATTGTTGCTTCAACTCAAAAAGGAGTTTGTTTTATGGCTTTCGCCGAAAACGAAGAAATGGGATTTGAAGATCTGAAACATAAATTTCCGAATGCGGCATTCTCTCGAAAACTGGATTTAGTCCAGCAAAATGCCTTATTCATTTTCCAAAACGACTGGAGTAAATTATCTGAAATCAAACTGCATTTAAAAGGTACCGATTTTCAATTGAAAGTTTGGGAAACCCTGCTTAAAATTCCAATGGGACAACTTTCTACTTACGGTTCCATCGCACATCAAATCGAAAAACCAAATGCTTCACGCGCTGTCGGAACTGCGATTGGAAGCAATCCTGTAGCATTTTTGATTCCATGTCATCGCGTCATTCAATCCACAGGAGCCTTCGGTGGTTATATGTGGGGAAACACGCGTAAAACGGCTATTATTGGCTGGGAAGGCGCGCAGATAAATCCTCAATTCTAA
- a CDS encoding 2OG-Fe(II) oxygenase, with protein MQNIQSKIASQNWESITESMHENGFAIISNVLTNEQCEDLKFDYDNPNLYRKTVVMERYRFGLGEYKYFNYPLPDLIQSIRSSIYPKLAPIANAWMKVLNINTIFPETHEKLLEQCHANNQLKATVLILKYGKSGFNTLHQDLYGDVYFPIQIVIFLNEPDEDFTGGEFVLTQQTPRAQSKAIVLKPKKGDVLIFTTNFRPIKGTKGYYRVNMKHGVSEIHSGERHTLGIIFHDALS; from the coding sequence ATGCAAAATATACAATCAAAAATTGCTTCCCAAAATTGGGAAAGCATCACTGAATCTATGCACGAAAATGGATTCGCCATTATTTCAAATGTACTTACCAACGAGCAATGCGAAGATTTAAAATTCGATTATGATAATCCAAATTTATATCGAAAAACAGTTGTGATGGAACGTTATCGATTTGGTTTAGGCGAATACAAATACTTTAATTATCCACTTCCGGATTTGATTCAAAGCATTCGTTCTTCGATTTATCCAAAATTGGCTCCAATTGCAAATGCGTGGATGAAAGTATTAAATATCAATACTATTTTTCCAGAAACACACGAGAAATTATTAGAGCAATGTCACGCAAATAATCAACTAAAAGCAACGGTCTTAATTTTAAAATATGGTAAAAGTGGTTTTAATACTCTGCATCAGGATTTATACGGAGATGTATATTTTCCTATTCAAATAGTAATCTTCCTAAACGAACCCGATGAAGATTTTACGGGCGGTGAATTTGTTTTAACCCAACAAACGCCCAGAGCGCAATCGAAAGCGATTGTTTTGAAACCGAAAAAAGGCGATGTTTTGATTTTTACTACTAATTTCAGACCGATAAAAGGCACAAAAGGATATTATCGCGTGAATATGAAACATGGTGTTAGTGAGATTCATTCGGGTGAACGACATACGTTGGGGATTATTTTTCATGATGCATTGTCGTGA
- a CDS encoding Ada metal-binding domain-containing protein — translation MTEHNKISDSDLRNKIKNAEICFGGNRKLKIYGKLKCSSGKRMKRENRVFFLSEDEARQNGFRPCGHCMKTEYQNWKNGLI, via the coding sequence ATGACGGAACATAACAAAATTTCAGATTCAGATCTGCGAAATAAAATTAAAAATGCGGAAATTTGCTTTGGTGGAAACCGAAAACTAAAAATATACGGAAAACTAAAATGTTCTTCAGGGAAAAGAATGAAACGCGAAAATCGGGTTTTCTTTTTATCCGAAGATGAAGCCAGACAAAATGGTTTCAGACCTTGCGGACATTGCATGAAAACTGAATATCAAAACTGGAAAAATGGACTTATTTAA
- a CDS encoding alpha-ketoglutarate-dependent dioxygenase AlkB yields MDLFNPHTDETTNLLPKDGTVNYYGKLFSREDSNHYLDILLNTIEWKNDEAIIFGKLILTKRKVAWYGDSGFEYTYSNTTKKAIPWTQELLELKAIIEEKTGETFNSCLLNLYHSGEEGMAWHSDAEKDLKKNGAIGSVSFGAERKFAFKHKETKEVVSLILEHGSLLVMKDETQTHWLHRLPPTKTTSKPRVNLTFRTIVK; encoded by the coding sequence ATGGACTTATTTAATCCGCATACAGACGAAACTACCAATTTGCTTCCGAAAGACGGAACGGTGAATTATTACGGAAAATTATTCTCCAGAGAAGATTCCAATCATTATCTTGATATTCTTTTGAATACTATTGAATGGAAAAATGACGAAGCCATTATCTTCGGAAAATTAATTTTAACCAAACGAAAGGTAGCCTGGTACGGCGATTCGGGTTTTGAATATACGTATTCGAATACAACCAAAAAAGCAATTCCATGGACACAAGAGTTATTAGAATTAAAAGCAATTATTGAAGAAAAAACAGGTGAAACTTTCAACTCCTGTTTATTGAATTTATATCATTCCGGAGAGGAAGGAATGGCCTGGCACAGCGATGCCGAAAAAGATTTAAAAAAGAATGGTGCAATTGGTTCTGTTAGTTTTGGTGCAGAACGAAAATTTGCTTTCAAACATAAAGAGACCAAAGAAGTTGTTTCATTAATTCTGGAGCACGGAAGTTTATTAGTGATGAAAGACGAAACACAAACCCATTGGCTGCATCGTTTGCCGCCAACTAAGACAACTTCAAAACCCAGAGTAAACTTGACTTTTAGAACGATTGTAAAATAG
- a CDS encoding MmcQ/YjbR family DNA-binding protein, translated as MVSIETFRKLAMSFPNATEEPHFEKTSFRINKKIFATFDEKNNRAVLKLNEIDQSVFCASGEMIFYPIPNKWGKQGWTIVELSKARPEMFEDALIRSYENVISKKK; from the coding sequence ATGGTCTCAATTGAAACTTTTAGAAAATTAGCCATGTCTTTTCCGAATGCAACAGAAGAACCACATTTTGAGAAAACTTCTTTCCGCATCAACAAGAAAATTTTCGCCACTTTTGATGAAAAAAATAATCGGGCAGTTTTAAAATTAAACGAAATTGATCAATCTGTTTTTTGTGCTTCAGGCGAAATGATCTTTTATCCAATTCCAAATAAATGGGGTAAACAAGGCTGGACAATTGTTGAACTTTCAAAAGCAAGACCTGAAATGTTTGAAGATGCTTTGATACGATCTTATGAAAATGTAATTTCAAAAAAGAAATAA
- a CDS encoding NUDIX domain-containing protein, producing the protein MLKDIIENNQNYQPGLSIDCVIFGFHDNQLKVLLIKIPNRETWSLPGGFIPVDQDIDTAAVTVLSERTGVDGVFLRQFATFGKVKRNDQHFDKKILEYLQIEEEKGKWLMRRFVTIGYYALVDFFKTIPNPANKDEVIEWIDHKEVPELILDHKEILDKALDTLRIELNLMPIGYNLLPKKFTIPELQKLYETILDKKLDRRNFLRKITNIGILTKLDEKKSNVAHKAPNLYTFDQDKYEEVLKNGLNQGW; encoded by the coding sequence ATGTTAAAAGACATTATAGAAAATAATCAAAATTACCAACCCGGACTGTCCATTGATTGTGTGATTTTTGGCTTTCATGACAATCAGCTTAAGGTTTTATTGATTAAAATTCCGAATCGTGAAACGTGGTCTTTGCCTGGAGGATTTATACCGGTTGATCAGGATATTGATACTGCCGCGGTCACTGTTTTAAGCGAAAGAACGGGAGTTGACGGTGTTTTTTTAAGGCAATTTGCCACTTTTGGAAAAGTAAAACGTAACGACCAGCACTTTGATAAAAAGATATTGGAATATCTACAAATTGAAGAAGAAAAAGGCAAATGGCTGATGCGTCGTTTTGTTACGATTGGATATTACGCTTTAGTTGATTTTTTTAAAACAATTCCGAATCCGGCAAATAAAGACGAAGTAATTGAATGGATTGATCATAAAGAAGTTCCTGAACTTATTCTGGATCACAAAGAAATTCTTGATAAAGCCTTAGATACCTTGAGAATAGAATTAAATTTAATGCCAATTGGTTATAACTTATTGCCAAAGAAATTTACCATTCCGGAACTTCAAAAGTTATATGAAACGATTTTGGATAAAAAACTGGACAGAAGAAATTTTCTTAGAAAAATAACCAACATCGGAATCCTGACAAAATTGGATGAAAAGAAAAGCAATGTCGCGCACAAAGCGCCAAATTTATATACTTTTGATCAAGATAAATATGAAGAAGTCCTCAAAAACGGACTGAATCAAGGTTGGTAA
- a CDS encoding glycoside hydrolase family 3 N-terminal domain-containing protein, with amino-acid sequence MKKLTTFTLLMVSFFAVAQQETIDQKVNALLKKMTIEEKIGQLNQYTGDNSATGPITINPNKQAEIKAGLVGSMLNIIGTKYTRQYQELAMQSRLKIPLLFGQDVIHGYKTTFPIPLAEAASWDLQAIELAARVAATEASASGIHWTFAPMVDIGRDPRWGRVMEGAGEDTYLGSKIAYARVKGFQGNKLGDLNSVMACVKHFAAYGGGVGGRDYNSVDMSERMLLETYLPPFKAALDAGAATFMNSFNDLNGIPATGNAHLQRDILKGKWNFQGFVVSDWGSIGEMVAHGYSKDLKEAAYSAITAGSDMDMESNAYRYNLAQLVKEGKVSIDLIDDAVKRILRKKYELGLFDDPYRYSDEKRAEKALNNPENRKAALEVAEKSIVLLKNENQTLPLSKNLKTIAFIGPMVKEYKANMGFWSVELPDVDYDKWVVSQWDGLQNKVGKNTRLLYAKGCEVDGDNKDGFAEAVATAKQADVVILSIGERRDMSGEAKSRSDIHLPGVQEDLVKAIQATGKPVVVLVNAGRPLIFNWTADNVPAIVYTWWLGTEAGTAIANVLFGDYNPSGKLPMTFPREVGQVPIYYNHFSTGRPAKDEDSKNYVSAYIDLKNSPKFPFGYGLSYTKFDYTGLKLSSTKIKSNETIKVSFQLSNVGKVAGEEVVQLYLKDKFGSVVRPVLELRDFQKVKLNAGESKTIEFTIDKEKLSFYNNKLEWIAEPGDFEVMIGASSADIKLKSDFELVQ; translated from the coding sequence ATGAAGAAATTAACCACATTTACCCTGTTGATGGTGTCCTTTTTTGCGGTCGCTCAACAAGAAACAATAGACCAAAAAGTAAACGCTCTATTGAAAAAAATGACGATTGAGGAAAAAATTGGTCAGCTTAATCAATATACAGGAGATAATTCTGCAACGGGGCCAATCACCATAAATCCAAACAAACAAGCCGAAATTAAAGCAGGTTTGGTGGGTTCGATGCTAAATATCATCGGAACAAAATATACCAGACAGTATCAGGAATTAGCGATGCAGTCACGTCTTAAAATTCCGTTGTTATTTGGACAGGACGTTATTCACGGTTACAAAACAACATTTCCAATTCCGTTAGCAGAGGCTGCAAGCTGGGATTTACAAGCAATTGAATTGGCTGCAAGAGTTGCGGCTACAGAAGCATCAGCAAGCGGTATTCACTGGACATTTGCTCCAATGGTGGATATCGGGCGTGACCCGCGTTGGGGAAGAGTTATGGAAGGTGCAGGAGAAGATACCTATCTGGGCTCTAAAATTGCTTATGCAAGAGTAAAAGGTTTTCAGGGAAACAAATTAGGCGATTTAAACTCAGTTATGGCTTGCGTAAAACACTTTGCCGCTTACGGTGGAGGTGTTGGCGGAAGAGATTATAACTCAGTTGATATGAGCGAAAGAATGTTGCTTGAAACGTATTTGCCTCCTTTTAAAGCGGCCTTAGATGCAGGTGCGGCGACATTCATGAATTCATTTAATGATTTAAACGGAATTCCGGCAACTGGAAATGCTCATCTACAGCGTGATATCTTAAAAGGAAAATGGAACTTTCAGGGATTCGTAGTTTCTGATTGGGGGTCTATTGGTGAAATGGTAGCACACGGTTATTCAAAAGATCTTAAAGAAGCAGCTTATTCAGCCATTACAGCGGGAAGTGATATGGATATGGAAAGTAATGCTTACAGATATAATTTGGCTCAATTAGTAAAAGAAGGAAAAGTTTCTATCGATTTGATCGACGATGCGGTGAAACGTATTCTTCGCAAAAAATATGAGTTAGGTTTATTTGATGACCCTTACCGATACTCAGACGAAAAAAGAGCCGAAAAAGCATTAAATAATCCTGAAAACAGAAAAGCGGCACTTGAAGTTGCTGAAAAAAGTATTGTTTTATTAAAGAATGAAAACCAAACTTTACCGCTTTCTAAAAACCTAAAAACAATTGCATTCATTGGACCAATGGTAAAAGAATACAAAGCCAATATGGGATTTTGGTCTGTTGAACTGCCAGATGTAGATTATGATAAATGGGTCGTTTCACAATGGGACGGTTTGCAAAATAAAGTAGGCAAAAACACCAGACTGCTTTATGCAAAAGGCTGTGAAGTGGATGGAGATAATAAAGATGGTTTTGCCGAAGCAGTTGCAACTGCCAAACAAGCTGATGTTGTAATTTTAAGCATTGGTGAAAGACGTGATATGAGTGGTGAGGCCAAAAGCAGAAGTGATATTCATTTGCCAGGTGTTCAGGAAGATTTGGTAAAAGCAATTCAGGCGACAGGAAAACCAGTTGTGGTTTTGGTAAATGCCGGAAGACCACTTATTTTTAACTGGACTGCAGATAACGTTCCGGCAATCGTTTATACCTGGTGGTTAGGAACCGAAGCAGGAACTGCAATTGCCAATGTTTTATTTGGAGATTACAATCCATCAGGAAAATTGCCTATGACGTTCCCGAGAGAAGTGGGTCAGGTGCCAATTTATTACAATCATTTCAGTACAGGAAGACCGGCTAAAGATGAGGATTCAAAAAATTATGTTTCAGCTTATATCGATTTAAAAAATTCACCTAAATTTCCTTTCGGATACGGTTTGAGTTATACGAAATTTGATTATACAGGTTTGAAATTATCTTCAACAAAAATCAAAAGCAACGAAACGATTAAAGTTTCTTTTCAATTGTCAAATGTTGGAAAAGTTGCCGGAGAAGAAGTAGTGCAATTGTATTTAAAAGACAAATTTGGATCTGTTGTCAGACCAGTTTTAGAATTGAGAGATTTTCAAAAAGTAAAATTGAATGCAGGGGAATCTAAAACAATTGAGTTTACAATTGACAAAGAGAAACTTTCTTTCTACAATAATAAATTAGAATGGATTGCTGAACCAGGAGATTTCGAAGTAATGATTGGAGCTTCGTCAGCAGATATTAAACTAAAATCAGATTTTGAGTTAGTACAATAG
- a CDS encoding glycoside hydrolase family 30 beta sandwich domain-containing protein has translation MTNSIKKLQILLLLPLIAVQIKCGTSKNVTAASGKAEVWITTTDELSKLQKQNDLVFNSETNSNPTISVDSSQKFQTIEGFGFSLTGGSAQAILKLDKAKKEALLQELFSRKEDAIGLSYLRISIGASDLNEKVFSYDDMPQGQTDLKLEKFNLGPDLKDVVPLLKEILAINPKIKIMGSPWSPPVWMKDNGSSKGGSLQPQYYQVYAEYFVKYIQAMKAQGIVIDAITPQNEPLHPGNNPSLLMLAEQQADFIKNHLGPAFAKAKIKTKIVVYDHNCNKPEYPLTILNDPKALPFVAGSAFHLYEGDISALSTVHDAHPNKDLYFTEQYTGSGSSFESDLKWSVKNVVIGSMRNWSVNALSWGLANDEFYKPFTPGGCSTCKGALMIDQNQNIKREVGYYIIGHASKFVPEGSVRIGSNISGNLYNVAFKTPSGQIVLIVENDGTSAETFNIKYIQKQISTTLNAGAVATYVW, from the coding sequence ATGACAAACAGCATCAAAAAACTTCAAATTTTACTGTTACTGCCTTTAATAGCAGTTCAGATAAAATGCGGAACTTCAAAAAATGTAACAGCCGCCTCCGGTAAAGCCGAAGTGTGGATCACTACTACAGATGAATTATCAAAATTGCAAAAGCAAAATGATTTGGTTTTTAATTCAGAAACCAATTCAAACCCAACTATTTCAGTTGACTCTTCTCAGAAATTTCAAACCATCGAAGGTTTCGGATTTTCATTAACCGGAGGAAGTGCGCAGGCAATTTTAAAACTGGATAAAGCTAAAAAAGAAGCATTGCTTCAGGAGCTTTTTTCCAGAAAAGAGGATGCCATTGGGTTGAGTTATCTGCGTATTAGCATTGGAGCATCTGATTTGAATGAAAAAGTTTTTTCGTATGATGATATGCCGCAAGGCCAAACTGATTTAAAGTTGGAAAAATTTAATCTTGGCCCGGATCTAAAAGATGTAGTGCCACTTTTAAAAGAAATTTTAGCTATAAATCCGAAGATTAAAATTATGGGTTCTCCGTGGTCACCACCAGTTTGGATGAAAGATAACGGAAGTTCAAAAGGAGGAAGTTTACAGCCTCAATATTATCAGGTTTATGCAGAATACTTTGTAAAATATATTCAGGCCATGAAAGCGCAGGGAATTGTTATTGATGCTATTACGCCACAAAATGAACCGTTACATCCGGGAAATAATCCTAGTTTATTAATGCTGGCTGAACAACAGGCAGATTTTATTAAAAACCATTTAGGGCCTGCTTTCGCGAAAGCTAAAATCAAGACCAAAATTGTGGTTTACGATCACAATTGCAACAAACCGGAATATCCGCTAACGATTTTAAACGATCCAAAAGCTTTGCCATTTGTGGCAGGTTCTGCATTTCATTTATATGAGGGCGATATCAGCGCTTTGTCTACGGTTCATGACGCTCATCCAAACAAAGACTTATATTTTACAGAACAATATACAGGTTCAGGAAGCAGTTTTGAATCAGATTTGAAATGGAGTGTGAAAAATGTTGTGATTGGTTCGATGAGAAACTGGAGTGTTAATGCACTTTCATGGGGGTTGGCAAATGATGAATTTTATAAGCCATTTACACCAGGCGGCTGTTCTACTTGTAAAGGCGCGTTGATGATTGATCAGAATCAGAATATTAAGAGAGAAGTTGGTTATTATATTATCGGTCACGCTTCTAAATTTGTTCCCGAAGGATCAGTAAGAATCGGAAGTAATATCAGTGGAAACCTTTATAATGTCGCTTTCAAAACGCCATCAGGACAAATTGTTCTGATTGTTGAAAATGACGGAACTTCAGCAGAAACATTCAATATCAAATACATTCAAAAACAAATTTCAACTACTTTAAATGCAGGTGCAGTTGCGACCTATGTTTGGTAA
- a CDS encoding endonuclease/exonuclease/phosphatase family protein, protein MKKINSIVLVAMLLLVSSSFYGQNLKMMSYNIRLDVASDGENAWPNRKDYFTSQIQFYSPDIFGVQEALPNQVIDIASALPDYNKFGIGREEGGTGEAAAIYYKKDRFKVQESNTFWLSETPDVVSRGWDAACNRVCTYGLFKDLKTKKTFWVFNLHLDHIGNEARVKGVQLVLAKIAAINLKKYPVFLMGDFNSEPNTPQIVEIKKVMDDTQEVSKEKPFGPSGTFNAFEHDKPVTLLIDYIFVSKNSELKIQKHAVLSDSKDLKYPSDHLPVLIEID, encoded by the coding sequence ATGAAAAAGATAAATTCAATTGTTTTAGTAGCAATGCTGCTTTTGGTAAGTAGTTCATTTTATGGTCAGAATTTAAAAATGATGTCCTATAATATTCGTTTAGACGTAGCCTCTGACGGAGAAAATGCATGGCCCAACCGAAAAGATTATTTTACTTCTCAAATACAATTTTACAGTCCGGATATTTTCGGGGTTCAGGAGGCGTTGCCCAATCAGGTTATTGATATAGCTTCGGCTTTGCCGGACTATAATAAATTTGGAATAGGAAGAGAAGAAGGAGGGACGGGTGAAGCTGCTGCTATTTATTATAAAAAAGACCGTTTTAAAGTTCAGGAATCCAATACGTTTTGGCTGTCAGAAACACCAGATGTTGTTTCCAGAGGCTGGGACGCAGCTTGCAACCGGGTTTGTACCTATGGATTGTTTAAGGATTTAAAAACTAAAAAGACATTTTGGGTTTTTAATCTGCATCTCGATCATATCGGAAATGAAGCAAGAGTAAAAGGCGTACAGCTGGTCTTGGCGAAAATAGCAGCTATTAATTTGAAAAAATATCCTGTTTTCCTAATGGGAGATTTTAATTCAGAACCTAATACGCCACAAATTGTTGAAATAAAAAAAGTAATGGATGATACTCAAGAGGTTTCTAAAGAAAAACCTTTTGGCCCCTCAGGAACATTTAATGCTTTTGAGCATGATAAACCTGTAACACTGTTGATTGACTATATTTTTGTGTCAAAAAATAGCGAACTAAAAATTCAAAAACACGCAGTTTTAAGTGATTCCAAAGATTTAAAATATCCTTCGGATCATTTACCTGTCTTAATAGAAATAGATTAA
- a CDS encoding glycoside hydrolase family 16 protein, whose protein sequence is MKINSHIKKLGFLAIVLSFVSQSCSGGNDSGDETPAIAAPSNLSVQIDVIGKTVANPDGDGSGKVHFTINAANAISYKVLIDGQTKDLTTGDLTYEFTASGTKNYPIIVSAYNAAGQFVSTTTSVNVFVARKILWADEFDVDGAPNTAKWGYNTGTGDGWGNNELEYYTTRPENVIISNGTLKIKAIKEEYMGSHYTSARMLTKGKFSFKYGRAEVRAKLPVGGGTWPAFWMLGDNIDTAGWPLCGEVDILESVGNNPNVNHSSLHSPGRSGNTPDTAITTVPNSATEFHVYAADWSAESIKFYVDDKLFYTYANSASTPFNQNFFLILNLAMGGNFGGTVDPNFTNATFEVDYVRVYN, encoded by the coding sequence ATGAAAATTAATAGTCATATTAAGAAGTTAGGCTTTTTAGCAATTGTTTTATCATTTGTCTCTCAATCCTGTAGCGGCGGTAATGATTCTGGTGATGAAACACCGGCTATTGCGGCTCCTTCAAATCTTTCAGTTCAGATTGATGTAATAGGTAAAACCGTTGCAAATCCTGATGGAGATGGAAGCGGAAAAGTACATTTTACGATTAATGCAGCAAACGCAATTTCGTATAAAGTTTTGATTGATGGTCAGACAAAAGACCTGACAACTGGCGATTTAACATATGAATTTACAGCGTCGGGAACTAAAAATTATCCTATAATTGTTTCAGCTTACAATGCTGCAGGTCAATTTGTGAGTACGACAACTTCTGTTAACGTTTTTGTCGCCAGAAAAATACTTTGGGCAGATGAATTTGATGTAGATGGTGCGCCAAATACTGCGAAATGGGGTTATAATACAGGAACTGGCGATGGTTGGGGGAATAACGAATTAGAATATTACACAACCCGACCTGAAAATGTAATTATTTCAAATGGTACTCTAAAAATTAAAGCAATTAAAGAAGAGTATATGGGAAGCCATTATACTTCAGCAAGAATGCTTACAAAAGGAAAGTTTTCGTTTAAATACGGTCGGGCAGAAGTTCGTGCTAAATTGCCGGTTGGCGGCGGAACTTGGCCGGCATTCTGGATGCTGGGAGATAATATTGATACTGCAGGCTGGCCTTTATGCGGGGAAGTTGATATATTGGAATCAGTAGGAAATAACCCTAATGTAAATCATTCATCATTGCATTCGCCCGGACGTTCAGGAAATACACCTGATACCGCCATTACTACCGTACCAAATTCAGCAACAGAATTTCATGTTTATGCCGCCGATTGGTCTGCAGAAAGTATAAAGTTTTATGTAGATGATAAATTGTTTTACACCTATGCAAATAGTGCTTCAACGCCTTTTAATCAAAACTTCTTTCTGATTTTGAATTTGGCAATGGGCGGGAATTTTGGAGGAACAGTAGATCCCAACTTTACAAACGCAACTTTCGAAGTTGATTACGTGAGAGTGTATAATTAA